The Geothermobacter ehrlichii genome includes the window TCTCCTGGCCGGTCATGTCCGGGCATGGCTGCATCGGCTGCTCCGAGCCGCAGTTCTGGGACACCATGAGCCCCTTCTACCGGCGGTTGCCGAAAGTTCCCGGCTTTGGCGTCGAAGCGACCGCCGACAAGATCGGTATCGGTCTGGCGGCCGCCACCGCCGTGGCCTTCGGCGCTCACGGTGTGGCCAGCTGCTTCCGGCGTGGCGACAATATGGAACAAGACAAGGTGATCGAGGAGGAATAAGACGATGGCCCAGAAAATAGCAGTTGATCCGATTACCCGTATCGAGGGGCACCTGCGCATCGAGGCGCAGGTGGAAGGCGGCAAGATCACCGACGCCTGGAGCTCTTCAACCTCCTTTCGCGGTATCGAAACCATTCTCAAGGGGCGTGATCCGCGTGACGCCCATCACTTCACCCAGCGTTTCTGCGGCGTCTGTACCGCGGTGCATTCCATGGCCAGTATCCGGGCCGTCGAGGACGCCCTGAACATCCAGATCCCGGACAATGCCCGTCTGATCCGCAATCTGATCATGGGCATCCAGACCGTGCAGGACCACGTCATTCATTTCTATCACCTGCACGCTCTCGACTGGGTCGACATCACCAGTGCCCTGCAGGCCGACCCGAAGAAGACCGCCCAGCTCGCCCAGTCGATTTCCGACTGGCCGAACTCGAGCGTCAAGCATTTCAAGGCGGTGAAGGAGCGGATCGCCGCCTTCGTCCAGACCGGCCGCCTCGGCCCCTTCCAGAACGCCTACTGGGGGCACAGCGCCTACCGGCTGCCGCCGGAGGCCAACCTGATGGCGGTCGCCCACTACCTCGAGGCCCTGGAGTGGCAGAAGGACGTCATCAAGGTCCACGCCATTCTCGGCTCGAAGAACCCGCATCCGCAGACCTTCCTGGTCGGCGGCATGGCGGTGCCTGTCGATCCCGACAGCCAGAACGCCATCAACGCCGACAAGATCGCCTACATGCAGAAGCTGCTGAAGAAGGCCCGCCTGTTTGTTGAGAAGGTCTACATCCCCGATCTGCTGGCGGTCGCTTCCTTCTACAAGGACTGGGCGGCCATCGGCGGCGGCGTCGGCAACTTCCTGGTCTACGGCGATTTCCCCATGGACAACAGCGGCGGCACCGACAGCCTCTACTTCCCGCGCGGCGTCATCATGGGCAAGGATCTGGCCAACGTCCTGGAGATGGACGAGAAGAAGATCACCGAGTACGTCACCCACAGCTGGTACACCTACAGCGGCGGTGACGACAAGGGCCTGCATCCCTACCAGGGCGAAACCAATCACAAGTACACCGGGCCGAAACCGCCCTATGACTTCCTCGACACCAACGGCAAGTACTCCTGGGTCAAGTCGCCGCGCTACAACGACCAGCCGATGGAAGTCGGCCCGCTGGCGCGGGTGCTGGTCGCCTACGCCTCCGGCAACGAAGACGCCAGGGCGATCGTCGGCCATGTACTCAAGACTCTGGGCGTCGGGCCCGAGGCCCTCTTCTCGACCCTCGGCCGCACCGCCGCCCGAGGTGTCGACTGCCTGATGCTGGCGCGGATGAACGAGAAGTGGCTGATGCAGCTGGCCGACAACATGGGCCGCGGCATCTATGAGACCCACAACCCCGAGAAGTGGGATCCCTCGACCTGGCCGAAGGAGGCCCAGGGCTTCGGCTACCACGAGGCTCCGCGCGGCGCCCTCGGCCACTGGATCCGCATCGAGAACGGCCGCATCGCCAACTACCAGGCGGTGGTGCCGTCGACCTGGAACGCCGGACCACGCGACGCCGCCGGCCAGATGGGCCCCTACGAAGCGGCCCTGATTGGTACGCCCATCGCCGATGAGAAGAAGCCGCTGGAGATTCTGCGCACCATCCATTCCTTCGATCCCTGCCTCGCCTGTGCGGTGCATGTCATGGATGGCAAAGGCAACGAGCTCATCAAGGTCAAGGCCCTCTAAGCAAGGAGACGCGTCATGTTGCAGATACGCTATGTCTGGGAGTGGCCGGTCCGGATCACACATTGGGTCAATGCGGTCAGTATTGTGGTCCTCTCGGTCACCGGATTCTACATCGGAAATCCATTCGTGACCGTCAGCAGCCCCAGCCAG containing:
- a CDS encoding nickel-dependent hydrogenase large subunit, with the protein product MAQKIAVDPITRIEGHLRIEAQVEGGKITDAWSSSTSFRGIETILKGRDPRDAHHFTQRFCGVCTAVHSMASIRAVEDALNIQIPDNARLIRNLIMGIQTVQDHVIHFYHLHALDWVDITSALQADPKKTAQLAQSISDWPNSSVKHFKAVKERIAAFVQTGRLGPFQNAYWGHSAYRLPPEANLMAVAHYLEALEWQKDVIKVHAILGSKNPHPQTFLVGGMAVPVDPDSQNAINADKIAYMQKLLKKARLFVEKVYIPDLLAVASFYKDWAAIGGGVGNFLVYGDFPMDNSGGTDSLYFPRGVIMGKDLANVLEMDEKKITEYVTHSWYTYSGGDDKGLHPYQGETNHKYTGPKPPYDFLDTNGKYSWVKSPRYNDQPMEVGPLARVLVAYASGNEDARAIVGHVLKTLGVGPEALFSTLGRTAARGVDCLMLARMNEKWLMQLADNMGRGIYETHNPEKWDPSTWPKEAQGFGYHEAPRGALGHWIRIENGRIANYQAVVPSTWNAGPRDAAGQMGPYEAALIGTPIADEKKPLEILRTIHSFDPCLACAVHVMDGKGNELIKVKAL